The Puniceicoccaceae bacterium genome contains the following window.
CAGCGAGCGTTACGAGGTCCACAATCGTCACATCTTTGACATTTTGCCCGTATAAATGCCCGAAATCCCGTTTATCGCCCGTTACGAGGTAATCGCATTTGTTCCGGACTGCAGAACACAGGATCGGAGCGTCTTTCTCAGCAAGATCAACGGGCAAATCAAAACGGCCAGTACCTACGATTTCGAACTTGGAAATGATGATATCCAATCGCTGAGTCCAATCAGGCCTTTTGATTGTGATGTTGCGTGCAGCTTCCTCCAAAGCGTAATCACTGGTGATCGGTATTGCCCTTGCGGTGATCAGATCAAACAGTCTGGCAACCTGGCTGTCCTGTTTGGAAGCGGCGAATATGACATTGGCATCAAGAAATACGCGCATCAGGACTCATGCTCTTCAAACTTCTGTTTCAACACCTCTTCTGCGCTGAAGAATTCCTCAATACGGTCTTCTGAGTAGAATTCAATAGGAAGACTGATGGACGGGCGCAGCAAAATACCCTCTTCCGTGGTTTCAAGGATAAGCTGGTCATTTTGTTTCATGCCAAATGAATGCCTGATCTTGGACGGTATCGTTATCGCTCCACGGCGCCCGATGGTCACTTTTTCTAACATACCTTCATTTTAGCGGAAATTCCGTCATTCCGTCAAGCAGGACAATAAAATAGCCGCTATGGTAAACTGGCTTGGGATCAGCTCGAAGGCACTAACGGGATTCAAACTCCTGCCGCTCCTGCTCCACTGCGGCTTCCATGGCAGCCTGCTGCTGCTCCCACCAGCTCTCGTATGCAACAGGATCCGTCTGGATCAGCCAAAGGTCGGGATCATCAGTCGCTTCATACTCGCAAAAGGAGGGAAGCGTAATTTTCGCGCGCTGATCCGTATGCACTCGCGTCCGGTGCACCATGCTTTCCGAGAAATGAATGCCCTCTCCCAAATCCGCAGTGCTCAAATCCACATCCACCATGAAACCCGCGTGGAAGGTCACACCCGATAGAGCTGTACCGTGAAACGAAGCTTGCGATACCATGGCCTGGTCAAACCATGCGCCCTGCAGCATGGCTCCGTCAAAGCTTGCATGGGATAGATCCAGCGGCTCCGAGCGATGACTTTCCCATAAAAACCCCGCTCCCGGAGCATGCATGTGGCTGAAATCGCAGTAGGTGGCATCCGCACTTGAGATCTGCAGGCCATCGGCCTGAGCATTTCGAAAAACACTGCCCGTCAGGCTCGACCGCAGAAACCGCGTCTGCCGCAGGTTTGCATCCGCCAGATAGAGTCGAGACAGGTCATCCTCGTCCTGGTCTTCCACCAGCCCGATGGCACTGCCAAGCACCAGACCCGCCAGATTGGAGCCGCGAAGGTCCACCCAGCGCGTCGGCGGCAGTGCCGCGCGCTCGCCCCTCGACCAGCGCTGCTTGTCCACGGACACAAAGGTCCCAAACGCCTCTTCCCGAATGCGTTTGTGATAGGTCGGCAACGCTACACGCGTCGGGGTACCACCTTCGTTGACCCACTGGGGAGCCGTACCGTTGATGACCTCCAGCATGCTTTTGCGAATGGCTCCGAGCTGGTAGGCCGCCTCCACGCGGGATTGCTCGATCATGTGGCGATTCTGCTGGGCCAACAGAACCAGCGAACCGACCGCTGGAACCACCGTGAAGAGTCCCACCACCACCAGGGTGAGCCGCTTTGCAACCATGCGGGCAACCAGTCCGTCCAGCACTGCCAGGCTTTCTTCGACGGGCCATGGGTCGCGGGCACGCTCGAGCAGGGAAACAAAGAGTGTTTCCAGTCGTCGGGTCAGCCGAAAGGGAGAGAGGCTGTCCAGCAGCATGCGGCCCGAATGGCGGCGAAATATGGATGTGAAGAGTGCCTCCCTCGCCCGGTTCCGCTCGAGGGTCTGCCATTGTTGCTCCAGTTCCAGCAGAATTTTCCGCAGGGTCTCGTCCACCTGCGTTTCCAACTCCGGTCGCTCCCACTGGCACTTCGGCACGCGTTCGCCAAGACCCATGCGCTTTCGCAGTCGCTGAAAAAAGGGAGGGGTTGATGGGCGGGTCCGCTTATTCATGGTCCTTCAATTTCAACGCACCTGCTGCGGTCGGATCAAAATCATCCGGCCATCGCGTGCTCTCGTCAGACTGCGCCCCTCCGAAATGGCAGCGCAAGAACTCCGCTCCCCGAAAGTCCGCTCCGACGATGCGGGCATTCGAAAAATCCACATCCATGAATGTCGCCGTGCGAAAGTCGGTTCCATACAATTGAGCGTGACTGAACCAGACGTTTTCAAAATGACACCCACGAAAGGAGGTGTTTTCAAAGTTACTGTTCACAAACCCAATGTTCTGAAAACTCCACGCAAGCTCTCCCGGGATCGTCGAAAAATCGATGTCGTTGAGCGGTGCAACGGACAGATCCACCATGCGGTTCAGATTCAACCCATCGGCCTCACCGCGCTGCTCCAGCCTTCCCGCATCCAAATGAATCAATTCCAAGACCGCCTGACGTCGGTTGCTGGCACTGAAGACCGGTGTCGTCAGCAGTCCTGCTTCCGATTTATCGTGGGTCTGATAGATAGTGGTCAGCAGCTCCACGCGTTGCTGATTGCGCAGGTCGGCAAGACGATCAATCTTCGCATGCTTGACCACCTGATTTTGCTGCCACAACAATACCACTGAAACAAACCCCGGAAGCGCCGCCATGATTCCGAGAAGCAGTAACCAGCGTTTGTACCCCATCACTTTGCGACTCGCCGCATCCAGCGCACGCGCAAGTTCGCTCCCGAGATAGGGTCGCTTGCGTTCCTTCACCACCCGAATCAAATCCGCCAGCGCCCGACTGAGGCGACGTCCGAGGATGAAATACACGACGACCAGCTTGAACAGGCGAACCAGCCGTTTCCACTGCTGACCGGGTTCCCTTGATGCCTTGTCCCGTTTCGCGAGTTCCTTCTGAAGAAACAGGATGCGCTCAATCGTGACCTCCCGGTCCATGCCCTGCTCCTCAAACTGCGATGTGTCCATGTCCACAAGTCAAAATCCCGTCAACCATACGATACCCACTGCAAATTGCCAGCCTCCCACACATTTTCACTTCAGATTCCCGAGCTTGCTGACCCCTCGGACGGTTAAGGAAAACCGCAGGAGGAAGGAGCCAGACGTAAGGAGTAGCATTCGCTGCACTTGGAGCCATCATCCCGATCATCAAGTATTTGGAAGACAAATCCCTCACCAGCAATCAAATCCGATTCATTGAATTGATCATCGATCAGCTCAGCGCCCGGGGCGTCATCGAGTCCGGATCGCTGTATGAACCTCCCTTCAACAGCTTGCACGAAGGCGGCCCGGATGTGCTTTTTTCGGGAAACGAGAAAGTCATCGAAGGCGTGTTTCAAACCCTCGAAACCCTCAAAGACGATCTCACACGAAATGCCTGAACTCGATCCCGACCCACGTCCTGCTGGCTCCTGTGACTTGAGCCTGGCGAAAGGCTTGTGCAGGCGCAAGCCGTTTGTAGTGAGTCCCAAGCGAACGGTGTTTTCAATTCCCTCGCTGCTAAAACGGGTCCATTGAGTTTTGCATCTGTTGCGCATGGGGTTGAAGGATTGCCACTGGGATGTTGCGTTGGCAGTTGAGGGTTGATGCTTCCTTTTTGATCAACACCAAGAGAGCGTTCATCATCCCACGGTGGTCAAATGGTGGTTCCTAAGGACATCGACAATGCTACGGGTTTCCGCACCCGAAAGAGGCGTTTTGCGGCGGATCTTGGCCTGCAGGGTCTGGACATTGATCCCCGCCTCCCGAGCCAAGGCCGAGAGGTTTAGGATCGCCGACAACTCGGCAAGACGTTGAATCGTCAGCACGGTCCCCGTTTCGAAGTAATCCAGCACGTCCTCTCCGCCCTCGAAGCGTTCCTCAAAATTGTTCTGGTTGGTTTTGCTCATAAAGATTCCTTTCCTCTTGTCGGCTTCTACGGATACTGATCAGCCGCACCCGTTCGCCGCGTTCAGTGAATACCGCTGTCCAGTGTAGATCTCCAATCTTCCCAATCGCCAGATAACGAGACTCCTCCGGATAGCGGGAATGAAGTACTAACAGCCCTGAATCTGCCCACAATGCCTGCCCGGCAACAAAATCGATTCCGTGCTTCCCGGCATTGTTGCGGGATTTTTCCGGATCATATTCGAACTCCATTGAATATGCATAAATATTTATGCATTGCAAATAAAAGAATCGGTTGCGGGAGAGTTC
Protein-coding sequences here:
- a CDS encoding AbrB/MazE/SpoVT family DNA-binding domain-containing protein, whose product is MLEKVTIGRRGAITIPSKIRHSFGMKQNDQLILETTEEGILLRPSISLPIEFYSEDRIEEFFSAEEVLKQKFEEHES
- a CDS encoding pentapeptide repeat-containing protein, with translation MDTSQFEEQGMDREVTIERILFLQKELAKRDKASREPGQQWKRLVRLFKLVVVYFILGRRLSRALADLIRVVKERKRPYLGSELARALDAASRKVMGYKRWLLLLGIMAALPGFVSVVLLWQQNQVVKHAKIDRLADLRNQQRVELLTTIYQTHDKSEAGLLTTPVFSASNRRQAVLELIHLDAGRLEQRGEADGLNLNRMVDLSVAPLNDIDFSTIPGELAWSFQNIGFVNSNFENTSFRGCHFENVWFSHAQLYGTDFRTATFMDVDFSNARIVGADFRGAEFLRCHFGGAQSDESTRWPDDFDPTAAGALKLKDHE
- a CDS encoding PIN domain-containing protein, translated to MRVFLDANVIFAASKQDSQVARLFDLITARAIPITSDYALEEAARNITIKRPDWTQRLDIIISKFEIVGTGRFDLPVDLAEKDAPILCSAVRNKCDYLVTGDKRDFGHLYGQNVKDVTIVDLVTLADILLRS
- a CDS encoding pentapeptide repeat-containing protein, yielding MNKRTRPSTPPFFQRLRKRMGLGERVPKCQWERPELETQVDETLRKILLELEQQWQTLERNRAREALFTSIFRRHSGRMLLDSLSPFRLTRRLETLFVSLLERARDPWPVEESLAVLDGLVARMVAKRLTLVVVGLFTVVPAVGSLVLLAQQNRHMIEQSRVEAAYQLGAIRKSMLEVINGTAPQWVNEGGTPTRVALPTYHKRIREEAFGTFVSVDKQRWSRGERAALPPTRWVDLRGSNLAGLVLGSAIGLVEDQDEDDLSRLYLADANLRQTRFLRSSLTGSVFRNAQADGLQISSADATYCDFSHMHAPGAGFLWESHRSEPLDLSHASFDGAMLQGAWFDQAMVSQASFHGTALSGVTFHAGFMVDVDLSTADLGEGIHFSESMVHRTRVHTDQRAKITLPSFCEYEATDDPDLWLIQTDPVAYESWWEQQQAAMEAAVEQERQEFESR
- a CDS encoding BrnT family toxin, whose product is MEFEYDPEKSRNNAGKHGIDFVAGQALWADSGLLVLHSRYPEESRYLAIGKIGDLHWTAVFTERGERVRLISIRRSRQEERNLYEQNQPEQF
- a CDS encoding type I restriction-modification enzyme R subunit C-terminal domain-containing protein, whose product is MEDKSLTSNQIRFIELIIDQLSARGVIESGSLYEPPFNSLHEGGPDVLFSGNEKVIEGVFQTLETLKDDLTRNA